A window of the Motacilla alba alba isolate MOTALB_02 chromosome 17, Motacilla_alba_V1.0_pri, whole genome shotgun sequence genome harbors these coding sequences:
- the LRSAM1 gene encoding E3 ubiquitin-protein ligase LRSAM1 isoform X2: MVPVLQLRLASKHRPQDPSAFLCSDHLCPWTEAGSGLKMPLFSRKKKPSDEARKRLEYQMCLAKEAGADDSLDISRCELSEVPYGAFATCKVLQKKVLDLHDNQLASLPADIGQLAALQVLNLERNLLKSLPQSIGDLAQLQVLNVKGNKLRALPGSVSGLRSLRALDVSGNELQELPRVLAHARSLQMLTLDASAMTYPPADICSAGTEAIQQFLCKECGIAYYPPSQYLLPTLESDGGGTSVDGVDRTVEKYLEEESEWQNKFLDYEKRKERKTQEKLEFERRLNVGQREQALLVQQLNSHKDEILQTVREEQQRLEQGLSKHQRCLEEERLKLLQQLKDTEQGIASRIQKLLEDNQRQIRSSDILKSLENERIRMEQLMAITQEETEQLRRREVASAMQQMLAETYKNKLLQLTSESRRQDLVSQACSSLAEMDQKFQQILAWQHLDQNKAVSQILQQIEMQKTAFEALQVKKDLMHRQIRNQIKLIETELLQLTQLELKRQELDTETLQEAVMEQRQALGCLLQQLLKEKKQREEELQQILLEMEAKSETKQENYWLIQYQRLLNQKPLSLKLQEKGLEQQLVTLLLELSAEQYLPIFAHHRISLETLGTMSASDLEKLGVTEAGLQRAILRRAQEILAVASTIPELRRAEDSELPAGPEPSAPLEEPPGPAAPTAPPWDEKKSECVVCMEQEPQMIFLPCGHVCCCQGCCERLHSCPLCRQDIAQRIRIFHSA, encoded by the exons ATg GTCCCAgttctgcagctcaggctggccAGCAAACACAGACCCCAGGATCCCTCAGCCTTTCTCTGCAGTGACCATCTGTGCCCCTGGACAGAGGCAGGGTCAGGGCTGAAGAtgcctctcttctccaggaagaagaaacccagCGACGAAGCTCGGAAGCGCCTCGAGTACCAAATGTGCCTG GCAAAAGAAGCTGGTGCTGATGACAGCCTTGACATATCCAGATGTGAGCTCTCAGAG gtTCCTTATGGGGCCTTTGCAACTTGCAAGGTCTTGCAAAAAAAG GTTCTGGATCTGCATGACAACCAGCTGGCATCACTTCCTGCTGATATTGGTCAGCTGGCAGCTCTTCAG GTCCTAAACCTTGAAAGGAATCTTTTAAAAAGCCTTCCACAATCTATAGGAGACCTTGCACAGCTCCAGGTCCTCAATGTTAAAG ggaacAAGCTGAGGGCGCTGCCCGGGAGCGTGAGCGGCCTGCGGAGCCTGCGGGCTCTGGATGTCAGTGGGAacgagctgcaggagctgccccgggTGCTGGCCCACGCCCGCAGCCTGCAG ATGCTGACCCTGGATGCCTCTGCCATGACCTACCCACCCGCTGACATCTGCAGTGCAGGTACAGAGGCCATCCAGCAGTTCCTCTGCAAAG AGTGTGGAATTGCATACTACCCTCCCTCACAGTACCTGCTCCCCACGCTGGAGAGCGATGGAGGAGGAACTTCAGTGGATGGGGTGGACAGGACAGTAGAGAAGTACCTGGAAGAGGAGAGTGAGTGGCAG aacaaattCTTGGATTATGAGAAGAGGAAG gaaagaaagacaCAGGAGAAGCTGGAATTTGAGCGGCGCTTGAACGTGGGGCAGCGCGAACAGGCCCTGCTGGTGCAGCAGCTCAACAGCCACAAGGATGAGATCCTGCAGACAGTGAGAGAG gagcagcagaggctggagcagggtctgTCGAAGCACCAGCGCTGtttggaggaggagaggctgaagctgctgcagcagctgaaggacacagagcagggcatTGCCAGCCGGAtccagaagctgctggaggACAACCAGAG gcaaataCGAAGTTCAGACATTTTGAAGTCCTTGGAGAATGAAAG AATCAGGATGGAACAGCTGATGGCAATAACCCAGGAGGAGACGGAGCAGCTGCGCAGGAGGGAAGTGGCCT ctgccatgCAGCAGATGCTGGCCGAGACCTACAAGAACAAGCTCCTCCAGCTGACCTCCGAGTCTCGTCGGCAGGACCTTGTCAGCCAGGCCTGCTCCAG CCTAGCTGAGATGGATCAGAAGTTCCAGCAAATCCTGGCTTGGCAGCATCTGGATCAGAACAAAGCTGTCAGTCAGATCTTGCAGCAG ATTGAGATGCAGAAAACTGCCTTTGAAGCTCTCCAGGTGAAGAAGGATCTTATGCACAGGCAGATCAGGAACCAG ATTAAATTAATAGAAACAGAGTTATTGCAGCTGACACAGCTGGAGTTAAAGAGGCAAGAACTGGACACAGAGACACTGCAG GAGGCGGTCATGGAGCAGCGCCAGGCACTcggctgcctcctgcagcagctgctcaaggAGAAGAAGCAAAGGGAGGAAGAACTGCAACAAATCCTG ctggaaatggaGGCAAAGAGCGAAACCAAGCAGGAGAACTACTGGCTGATCCAGTACCAGCGCCTGCTGAACCAGAAGCCCCTCTCCCTGAaactccag GagaagggtttggagcagcagctggtgaccctgctgctggagctctctgCTGAGCAGTACCTGCCAATCTTTGCTCACCACCGAATATCCCTGGAAACGCTCGGCACCATGAGTGCCAGTGACCTGGAGAAG CTCGGTGTGACAGAGGCTGGACTGCAGCGTGCCATCCTCAGGCGGGCTCAGGAGATCCTGGCTGTGGCCTCGACCATCCCAG AGCTGCGGAGGGCAGAGGACAGCGAGCTCCCTGCGGGCCCAGAGCCCAGCGCTCCCCTGGAGGAGCCCCCGGGCCCCGCGGCCCCCACGGCCCCACCGTGGGACGAGAAGAAGTCGGAGTGCGTTGTGTGCATGGAGCAGGAG ccccagatgattttcctgccctgtggccacgtctgctgctgccagggctgctgcgAGCGGCTCCACTCGTGTCCCCTGTGCCGCCAGGACATCGCCCAGCGCATCCGCATCTTCCACAGCGCCTAG